ACGCAACGAACTCGCCCGCTTCTACCAATACAAAAAACGCAACTCGTTACCCCCGAAGCGCATCCGTCAACGGCGCTGACGGGAGACAGTAGAAGTAGCAATTGAAACAACCAGTGTCGGCCATGAACGGTTGGGCATTTCACCTGAAGACGGTGCTGTTGCTAACGGCGATGGCAGGTTGCTTTTCGGCATTTGCGCGCCATTTTGGCGCATGGGAGGCCATCCTCTTCGGAATCGTCGCAGTGGTCGGATTGTTTTTTTGGTACCTTGCTTTTCGGCAAGTCCCGGGACCGACAATCTACGCGACAATTTTTGGTTTCTTGACGATGCCTCTGTTGGCCGCGCTAGCTGTGTCTGTACTGGATTCACGTGAACACGCGCGCCGCACGCAGTCTGTGGAAAGGATGAAAGATCGCGTGTTCGATGCACGAGAAGAGAACTCACTTCCTGATAGAGCAGCACAAGGCAAACGATAAACTATGCTCCGACAAGTCCCCATTTCCAACGGTTCCTTGAACGTCTACGAGGCCGGTCAAGGTGCGCCCGTGCTTTTCGTACACGGCTTCCCGCTCGATCACACGATGTGGCGGGCGCAGCTCGAGCATTTCGCCAAGTCGCATCGCGTGATCGCGCCGGATTTGCGCGGGTTTGGGCAGAGCGCCGCGGCCGGTTCGCAGGCAACGACGATTGACGCGGTGCGGCCACTCACGATGGAAGCCCACGCCGACGATCTGGCGGACCTGCTCGACGCGATGGAAGTGCATGAGCCGATCGTGTTTTGTGCACTCTCGATGGGGGGCTACGTCGGCTGGCAGTTCCTGCGAAAATTCCCGGAGCGCGTGCGGTTGCTTATTCAATGCGATACCCGCAGCGGCGCGGACAACGCGATGGGGGCCGAGGTGCGCCGCAAAATGGCCGCTCAGGTGATGGAACGCGGCAGCACGATGGTCGCCGAGCAAATGCCGACGAAGTTGTTCGGACCCGAGACGATGACCGGACGCCTGGACGTCGTCGAGGAAGTGAAACGCATGATCCTCAATACGCCCGCGGCCACGATCGCCGGCGCTCAACTCGGCATGGCCGAACGCCCCGACATGGGCGACTGGCTCAAGACGATCCACACGCCCACGCTGATGATCTGCGGCGAGCACGACGCGCTCACCACGGTCGAGATGATGAAAGCCGACGCGGAGCGCGTGCCCGGCGCGCGGCTAGTGATTATCCCGCGCGCCGGTCACATGGCGCCGATGGAACGCTCGGCGGCGGTGAATGCGGCGATTGCGGAGATTCTGGCTCAACAATAGCAACCTCATGGCCCCTCGCTACCGCAAACTGCTCGATGAAATCCGGCGAGAATTCCCGCAGCCGGTGTCGGACCCGGTGCATGACGCTTATGCGGTGTTTTCGATTCTCCGCGCGCTCAACCAGGTCGACGAGTTGAAATCCCGCGCGCCGATTCTGGGGTCACCCGCGGAACCCGATTACGACGCCGCGCGATTGGCACGCGTCGCCGACGGACAGCAGCCGCTGGAGCAGGTGATTCCGCAGTTGGTGAGCTATCTGGAAGGGATGTTCATCTGGGGACATCCGCGCAGCCAGATCAACGTGGTGCCGTATCCGTCGCTGGCCAGCATCATCGGCGTGCTGCTGCCGGCGATTTACAATCCGAATCTTTGCAGCGATGAATCGTCGCGTCGCCTGGCCGAGGCCGAAGTCCGCGCCGTGGCGATGACGGCCGCGATGATCGGGTACGATCCTGAACAGTCCGGCGGAGTGTTCACGTTCGGCGGCACCGGCACGTTGCTTTACGGCGTGAAGATCGGCCTCGAAAAGGCGCTGCCGGGCTGCTTGCAGCACGGCGTGCGCGAACCGGTCGTCGTGTTGGCTTCCGATCAAAGCCACTACGCCGTAAAGACCGTCGCCGCCTGGCTCGGTATTGGCCAGGAAAGCGTCCAACGGATCGCGAC
This region of Planctomycetia bacterium genomic DNA includes:
- a CDS encoding alpha/beta fold hydrolase, encoding MLRQVPISNGSLNVYEAGQGAPVLFVHGFPLDHTMWRAQLEHFAKSHRVIAPDLRGFGQSAAAGSQATTIDAVRPLTMEAHADDLADLLDAMEVHEPIVFCALSMGGYVGWQFLRKFPERVRLLIQCDTRSGADNAMGAEVRRKMAAQVMERGSTMVAEQMPTKLFGPETMTGRLDVVEEVKRMILNTPAATIAGAQLGMAERPDMGDWLKTIHTPTLMICGEHDALTTVEMMKADAERVPGARLVIIPRAGHMAPMERSAAVNAAIAEILAQQ